The Streptomyces sp. NBC_00483 genome contains the following window.
GACGCTCGGCGAGCCCTGGCTGGTGCTCTTCGTGTACGTCTCCGTCGGCTGCGGGGCCGTGCTGCCCATGCGGCAGGCGCAGATCATGATCCTCGTGATGACCGGCGTGATGGTGGCGCTGGCCCTGCACCTCGGCGCGGGACCCGACATCGGCCTGATCGTCCCCGCGCTGCTCGGCGGCTTCTCCATGACGGGCGTACGCCGACTGGTGCGCACGACACGGGAGTTGCGCCAGGCCCGCGCCCAGGTCGCCCAGCTCGCCGCCAACGAGGAGCGCCTGCGCCTCGCCCGCGACCTGCACGACCTGCTCGGCCACTCCCTCTCGCTCATCACGCTCAAGAGCGAACTGGCCGGGCGGATGCTGCCCGACAACCCCGACAAGGCGGCCGACCAGGTCGCCGACATCGAGAAGGTCAGCCGGCAGGCCCTGGTCGACGTCCGCGAGGCCGTCAGCGGCTACCGGCGCGCCCGCCTCGCCACCGAACTCGCGGGCGCCCAGGCCGCGCTGACCGCGGCGGGCGTCGCCGCGGACGTGCCCTCCGAGGTCCCGGAGCTGCCCGAGGCGCAGGAGTCGGCGCTCGCCTGGACGCTGCGCGAGGCCGTCACCAACGTCGTACGGCACAGTGGCGCGCAGCGCTGCGTCGTCGGCGTCACCCGGCGCGAGACCCTCGAAGGGCCCCGCGTCGAACTGACCGTGGAGGACGACGGCTCGGGCCCCTCAGGGGCGCCCCGGGGCAACGGCCTCACCGGCCTCGGCGAACGCCTCACGGCGGTAGGCGGCACCCTGGAGACGGACGCGGCACGCGGCGGCGGCTTCCGCCTGGTGGCCCGGGTCCCGGCCGCCTCCGTAGGATCCGGCGCATGAGCACGATCAAGGTGTTGTTGGCC
Protein-coding sequences here:
- a CDS encoding sensor histidine kinase, producing the protein MWLVFLGDPVGDLVAGHHGTVGTVFGWLGLGAFTLTYLVLVFRHTSRPLARAVVLSVLGVLPVIAVVLCLTLGEPWLVLFVYVSVGCGAVLPMRQAQIMILVMTGVMVALALHLGAGPDIGLIVPALLGGFSMTGVRRLVRTTRELRQARAQVAQLAANEERLRLARDLHDLLGHSLSLITLKSELAGRMLPDNPDKAADQVADIEKVSRQALVDVREAVSGYRRARLATELAGAQAALTAAGVAADVPSEVPELPEAQESALAWTLREAVTNVVRHSGAQRCVVGVTRRETLEGPRVELTVEDDGSGPSGAPRGNGLTGLGERLTAVGGTLETDAARGGGFRLVARVPAASVGSGA